The proteins below are encoded in one region of Doryrhamphus excisus isolate RoL2022-K1 chromosome 4, RoL_Dexc_1.0, whole genome shotgun sequence:
- the lrrtm4l2 gene encoding leucine-rich repeat transmembrane neuronal protein 4 yields MGSVMLDRRFSCVLVQAAVWLLLSKGERTCPVSCRCEGKLVYCESGIFRDIPENITAGCQGLSLRYNNLLLLTPYQFAHLNQLVWLYLDHNSISAVDVLAFHGVRRLKELILSSNKITDLHNNTFSAIPNLRNLDLSYNKLQSLQPGHLFGLRKLQNLHLRSNGLKQIFVRTFLECRSLEFLDLGYNRLRSLTRTTFLGLFRLKELHLEHNQFSRINFYIFPRLTNLQALYLQWNRIRAISQGVPWTWLKLQKLDLSGNDIQMLDPMVFQSMPNLQTLNLESNKLRSVSVEAVAAWSSVSTISLAGNSWDCRPSICPLMGWLRTLKDAKDISMICSSPKSVQGEKVVDAVANHSTCVDMSHVFSTTALVILTSIPFEKNRPHLPLPGVTQLAHSESPVQTSSPSAILPNMTFIQTVMPTTTGSSLPPSPEPSTSSFPEIPFEHMAFHKIIAGSVALFLSVSLILLVIYVSWRHYPNTMKQLQEHSVKHKRRKKGRKQEQDLNSQLQEYYLSYHSNSETMNSLVNETRPCTCTISGSIECEV; encoded by the exons ATGG GTTCTGTGATGTTGGACCGGAGGTTTTCATGCGTTCTGGTGCAGGCAGCTGTTTGGCTGCTGCTCAGCAAGGGGGAGAGGACGTGTCCTGTGAGTTGTCGCTGCGAAGGCAAGCTCGTCTACTGCGAATCTGGCATTTTCCGAGACATCCCAGAAAACATCACAGCGGGATGTCAAGGGCTCTCTTTGCGTTATAACAACCTGCTGCTTCTCACGCCGTACCAGTTTGCACATCTCAATCAGCTTGTGTGGCTCTACCTGGACCACAATTCCATCAGCGCTGTGGATGTTTTAGCCTTCCATGGCGTGAGGAGGCTCAAAGAACTCATTCTCAGCTCCAACAAGATAACAGACCTGCATAACAACACATTCAGCGCCATTCCAAACCTGAGAAATCTGGATTTATCCTACAATAAGCTCCAGTCTCTGCAACCAGGACATTTATTTGGCCTGCGAAAgctccagaatctacaccttcGATCTAACGGACTGAAGCAAATATTTGTCCGTACCTTTCTGGAATGCCGTAGCCTGGAGTTCCTGGATTTGGGTTACAACCGTCTACGGAGCCTCACCCGGACAACCTTTTTAGGACTCTTTCGACTGAAAGAGCTTCATTTGGAGCACAATCAATTTTCAAGGATTAATTTCTACATTTTCCCACGCCTGACCAACCTTCAGGCTCTTTATTTGCAATGGAACCGCATCCGAGCCATCAGTCAAGGCGTACCGTGGACCTGGTTGAAATTGCAGAAACTGGACCTTTCAGGGAATGACATCCAAATGTTGGATCCGATGGTTTTCCAGTCCATGCCAAACTTACAAACGCTCAATTTAGAATCCAACAAGCTGAGGAGTGTGTCTGTGGAAGCCGTGGCAGCATGGTCTTCAGTGTCCACCATCAGCTTGGCTGGGAACTCCTGGGACTGTAGACCGAGCATCTGCCCGCTTATGGGATGGCTCCGAACCTTGAAGGACGCCAAGGACATCAGTATGATATGCAGCAGTCCCAAATCTGTGCAGGGAGAGAAGGTCGTGGATGCAGTCGCCAACCACTCCACTTGTGTGGACATGTCTCATGTGTTTTCCACCACTGCTCTTGTTATATTGACTTCCATCCCCTTTGAGAAGAACAGACCCCACCTTCCTCTCCCAGGTGTCACCCAACTGGCTCATAGTGAGTCACCTGTGCAGACATCATCACCTTCAGCCATTTTGCCTAATATGACATTCATACAGACAGTAATGCCCACAACCACAGGCTCCTCATTGCCACCCTCTCCGGAACCTTCTACCTCGTCCTTCCCCGAGATACCATTCGAGCATATGGCTTTCCATAAAATCATTGCAGGCAGCGTAGCCCTGTTTTTGTCAGTATCATTGATCCTCCTGGTTATTTATGTCTCATGGAGGCACTACCCTAACACCATGAAGCAGTTGCAGGAGCACTCAGTCAAACATAAGCGCAGGAAAAAAGGCCGCAAGCAGGAGCAGGACCTTAATTCTCAGTTGCAAGAGTATTATCTGAGCTACCATTCAAACTCAGAAACCATGAATTCGCTGGTGAACGAGACAAGGCCGTGCACATGCACTATATCAGGATCAATAGAATGTGAAGTATGA